One Burkholderia sp. 9120 genomic window, GGAACTCCGGATCAGCGAACCGGTAACTTCGAACCGCTTCAGTTGCTGGACGTTACCCTTACCCGCGGCAGGCGCGGCGGTATTCGCCGACGGTGTCGCAGCAGCGCCCGACGCGGCAGCCGCGGGCGTAGCCGGCGTGCTTTCCGTAGTCGTTGCGCCTGCTGCCGCAGCCGTCGTGGCCGGCTGGCTTTGTGCGAACGCCGGTACGGCGATTGCGGCCGTCAATGCCAGTTCAGCCCAGATTATTCTTTTGATGGCCAGCGCCAATGCCCGTTGTTTCATTTTTCCCCTTCTCGCTCGTCAGTAAGGCCACAGCTGTATGTGAGAGAGATCTTGTGAATCTCTCTACTCGATATACGGCGATCTTGCGCCGCGCTCCGTTAAAGCCACTCCACTCTCTTCAAGGCTTCTCTAACCGGCGAAGACATGCCGGCACCGCAAGTTCAGCCAGACAGGCGGAGTACTTCAAATAAGTCAATTTTGGACTACCAAATTATTACAAACGAAATGCGCAGCGCTTTCTAATTGTTTTCACTTCTTATGTCGTACAACCTATACGGGGATGACAGGTGGTTTAACCCGCCCGAACAACCCTTCCAACCTTAAGTCATGCTTACAGATATGAATCGACTGATTTCGCGAGAAACTCCGAGTGCAGCACTAGAACAACCGCGGTGTGCCTACCCACACGAGTACCGCTTCTTCTCCGGCGGTATTGGCCCAGGCATGCGGCACAGTGGACTCGTAATGCGCGGTGTCACCAGCCTGCAACACGAACGTCGTACCTTCCAATGTGAGCGATATCTCGCCGCTCATCACATACAGAAACTCTTCCCCTGCGTGCGTCGTGACCTCCGACGGGTGCTGACCCACCGGCATTCTGACGAGAATGACTTCCAGCTTGCTGCCGACCGACAGGTTCGTCAGCCGTCCAAAAATATTCGCGCTTCCGTCGAAGCCGAAGTACTTCAATTCGTTGCCCCTGCGCACCGACCGGTCTTCGGTCGGCGTGTCGACGAAGTACTGCACCGTGACGCCTAATGCGCGTGCAATACCTACTAACGACGTGATCGAAGGTGTTGCATGACCACGCTCCACCTGCGACAGAAAGGGTTTGGAAATACCCGCAGTCTTTGCCACTTCATCCAGCGTGCGCTTGAGCCGTTGGCGAAGCGCGCGGATTTTGCTTCCTATTGAGACCGCTACCTGTGCCTTGTTATCGAGTGGCAAAACCATAGCAAGACAGAATCCCGTAGTCAAAAATAGTTTGATAGAAGCTAATTAAGTTCCATGATTTGCAACACTCTCCGTGAAGCACGCTGGGTAAGCGTGATGAGATGCCGCCACGAAACGCTCTATCAGGTTGGTTGACCTGAGACGTCCATGCTCTCCGTAAGCCCCGCGCTGGTTGCGCGTTCAACCTTGTCCAGGCAGCGGCGAGCGCGTGGACACTACACGGCGAGCGCGCCTCCCCGGAACCGCTAGAGGATTAATTCGAGCGCGCGTCGCCTGATCAAACACGGCGGCAAGACAGCTTCTTACTTCGACGCCACCAGCACCCACAAACGGGCGAGGTCGGCCGAGCCGTCTGTGCCCTTCACGGTACGGAAAGTCTGCAACGCCCGCGCTTTATCGCCCGCGACGTAGTACGCCACGCCGAGATGCAGTTGCGCCTGATCCGGGTGGTCGAGACCGCCCTTCGCGATGGCGGCGTCCATGGCGGCGAGACCTTGCTTGACCTGCCCCGCGAACACCTGGTTAAAGCCGGCATTCACCGGCGAGACCGGGTTGGCCGGGTCGGCGGGCGCTTGCGCGCGTTTCGCCGCGAGTGCCTGCAGGCGCTTCTCGCGATCCGCCTGCGCATCGTGTCCCAGCACGCCGGACGTAAAGCCCTGGTCGATCACCTGCTTGCCTTCGGCGGTTGTGCCCGCAACGATGGCGAGTTGGGTCATCTCCATGTAGTCGTCGGCGGTGGACAACGAGCCGGTGGCGCGACGCAGGCGATACGTGTCGATATCGAGCGCCGACGAATAGCCGGGCTTATTGCGAATCGCCGCGAACATGTCATCCCAATACGACTGCTTCGGATGATAGGCAACCAGCTTTTCAAGCGCGCCGCGATAGGTTGCGTCGTCCTTCACACGCTGCGCACAGGTGCCGAGCAATTGCAGTTGCGACTCGTCCGGTGCGTGACCGGCGCGCGCCTGCGCGTCGATGCCCGGTTTCAGCAAACTGACCACGCTCGCGCAACCGTTCGACAGGTAGTAGGACTGAACCAGCAGGACGCGCATGTCGGGATCGCCGCCACCCGCTTTCAGATAACGCTGCGCGACCTTGGCCGCTTGCGCGTAGTTCTTCTGCTGGAAATAGATGCCCGCGAGCGCCGCGGTCGTACGTTGCTCGTCCGCGCCGCTCAATTTGCCGGAGCTGAGCAGCGTTTCGTACGATTGCGCGGCGATACCGGATTCACCGGCGGCCGCCGCAGCCGCACCACGCATCTCTTCGATCATGGTGCTTTCATACGGCGTCTTGCCAGGCACCGCGGCCGCCTGATCGATCTTCGTCAACGCGTCCTTGTACTTGTGCGCGCGATACAGATCCTGCGCGGCGTTCAGCGGCTTCGCCACATCCGGCCGCAAGGTGTCCGCCGCATGAGCGGCGAGCGGCAGCATCGTGAGCGCGGACAGTCCGCCGACAGCGGCCGCAATCACAGCGCGCTTGAACCGTTGATGGATCGTTAGCATTGCCCTTTCCTATTGCATGTACTGCTCATTGCCGATCAGGCCGATTTTCGTCGCGCCCAGTCGCTGCGCGGACGCCATCACGGCCGCGACATCCTTGTACGGCACCAGCTTGTTGGGCCGCAGATGAATTTCCGCCTGCACCGGTTCCGCCGCTACCTGAGCGAGCCGCGATTCGAGTGCGGCGCGGTCCGGCACCGGTTGACCGTTCCAGGTCGTGGTGCCGTCGAAATCGATATCGATCTGCACGACTTCCGGCTGCGTGATCGGCGGCGGCGGGTTGCCGACCGGCAGATTCATCTTGATCGCGTGCGTCTGGATCGGGATCGTGATGATCAGCATGATCAGCAGCACCAGCATCACGTCGATCAGCGGCGTGGTGTTGATGTCGACCATCACATCCGGCTCGCTGCCG contains:
- a CDS encoding tetratricopeptide repeat protein; the encoded protein is MLTIHQRFKRAVIAAAVGGLSALTMLPLAAHAADTLRPDVAKPLNAAQDLYRAHKYKDALTKIDQAAAVPGKTPYESTMIEEMRGAAAAAAGESGIAAQSYETLLSSGKLSGADEQRTTAALAGIYFQQKNYAQAAKVAQRYLKAGGGDPDMRVLLVQSYYLSNGCASVVSLLKPGIDAQARAGHAPDESQLQLLGTCAQRVKDDATYRGALEKLVAYHPKQSYWDDMFAAIRNKPGYSSALDIDTYRLRRATGSLSTADDYMEMTQLAIVAGTTAEGKQVIDQGFTSGVLGHDAQADREKRLQALAAKRAQAPADPANPVSPVNAGFNQVFAGQVKQGLAAMDAAIAKGGLDHPDQAQLHLGVAYYVAGDKARALQTFRTVKGTDGSADLARLWVLVASK
- a CDS encoding cupin domain-containing protein — its product is MVLPLDNKAQVAVSIGSKIRALRQRLKRTLDEVAKTAGISKPFLSQVERGHATPSITSLVGIARALGVTVQYFVDTPTEDRSVRRGNELKYFGFDGSANIFGRLTNLSVGSKLEVILVRMPVGQHPSEVTTHAGEEFLYVMSGEISLTLEGTTFVLQAGDTAHYESTVPHAWANTAGEEAVLVWVGTPRLF
- a CDS encoding biopolymer transporter ExbD, translating into MGMNVSSGGGSEPDVMVDINTTPLIDVMLVLLIMLIITIPIQTHAIKMNLPVGNPPPPITQPEVVQIDIDFDGTTTWNGQPVPDRAALESRLAQVAAEPVQAEIHLRPNKLVPYKDVAAVMASAQRLGATKIGLIGNEQYMQ